The candidate division WOR-3 bacterium genome has a window encoding:
- a CDS encoding 4-hydroxythreonine-4-phosphate dehydrogenase PdxA, with protein sequence MHKIFIAPGDPFGVGPEILIKSLSKIKLTSFEIIIGSDPDFFIKKTKEFKINLDNKNISFDGIYKIKKGEKNYPTLKGAKFSIESLNWAIEKVKKEKGVLLTGPVSKEMIRKLIPNFLGQTEYICEKINKDPSEVIMSFYFKDKFLGLFTQHIPLKEVFKFIDPAFYLKRLRVFKREIKKIIRKNPKIALLSLNPHGEEFGEEEKFLKNYIKFKKNLKGFFPSDSFFGYSLYKDFDAIFAFYHDQGTIPSKILGPSVHLSLGLPFLRISPDHGPAYNMKGKANYKSILNCFKFIKKYFTLFE encoded by the coding sequence ATGCATAAAATTTTTATTGCACCAGGTGACCCTTTTGGTGTTGGACCTGAAATTTTAATAAAATCTTTATCAAAAATTAAATTAACTTCTTTTGAGATTATAATAGGATCAGATCCTGATTTTTTTATTAAAAAAACAAAGGAGTTTAAAATTAATTTAGATAATAAAAATATTTCTTTTGATGGAATCTATAAAATTAAAAAAGGGGAAAAAAATTATCCCACATTAAAAGGTGCAAAATTCAGTATAGAATCCTTAAACTGGGCAATAGAAAAAGTTAAAAAAGAAAAAGGTGTGCTTTTAACAGGTCCTGTTTCAAAGGAAATGATAAGAAAATTAATTCCAAATTTTCTTGGACAGACAGAGTACATATGTGAAAAAATAAATAAAGATCCTTCTGAAGTAATAATGAGTTTTTATTTTAAAGATAAATTTCTGGGACTTTTTACACAGCATATACCTTTAAAGGAAGTATTTAAGTTTATTGACCCTGCCTTTTATTTAAAAAGATTAAGAGTTTTTAAAAGGGAAATTAAAAAAATTATCAGAAAAAATCCTAAGATAGCACTTTTATCACTGAACCCCCATGGTGAAGAATTTGGAGAGGAAGAAAAATTTTTAAAAAATTATATAAAATTCAAAAAAAATTTAAAAGGTTTTTTTCCTTCAGATTCTTTTTTTGGATACTCCCTTTATAAAGATTTTGATGCTATATTTGCTTTTTACCATGACCAAGGGACAATTCCTTCAAAAATTTTAGGACCTTCAGTGCACCTCTCTCTTGGATTACCCTTTTTAAGAATTTCTCCTGACCACGGACCCGCCTATAATATGAAAGGAAAAGCAAATTATAAATCCATTCTAAATTGTTTTAAATTTATTAAAAAATATTTTACTCTCTTTGAATAA
- a CDS encoding YbhB/YbcL family Raf kinase inhibitor-like protein produces the protein MMHFFIPIFIFGGLSKKTSKQVYPEIIIKSSEFGYGEMIPVKYTCDGENISPPLEWEKIPEETKSFVLICDDPDAPMGTWDHWILFNIPKDVKKLSPGIQPLEKLENGAVHGKNSWNKLGYGGPCPPYGTHRYFFKLYALDTTLDLKPGATKKEVLKAMEGHIIGYGELMGKYKRTK, from the coding sequence ATGATGCATTTTTTTATTCCTATATTTATTTTTGGGGGTTTATCAAAAAAAACTTCTAAACAAGTTTATCCTGAAATAATTATAAAAAGTTCAGAATTTGGTTATGGTGAAATGATTCCAGTCAAATATACTTGTGATGGTGAAAATATTTCACCACCTCTTGAATGGGAAAAAATTCCTGAAGAAACAAAAAGCTTTGTTCTTATATGTGATGATCCTGATGCACCAATGGGAACATGGGATCACTGGATACTTTTTAATATACCTAAGGATGTTAAGAAATTATCCCCAGGTATTCAACCTCTTGAAAAACTTGAAAATGGAGCAGTACATGGTAAAAATAGCTGGAATAAACTTGGTTATGGGGGACCTTGCCCGCCTTATGGAACTCACAGATATTTTTTTAAATTATACGCCCTTGACACTACCCTTGACTTAAAACCAGGTGCTACAAAAAAAGAAGTTCTAAAAGCAATGGAGGGGCATATAATCGGATACGGAGAGTTGATGGGAAAATATAAGAGAACTAAATAA
- the era gene encoding GTPase Era: MESRKDFKSGFVSIVGRPNVGKSTLLNALIGEFVSIITPKPQTTRVNILGIKTTPKYQICFYDTPGMLDKIKYELHKTMVEEVKKVIEDADVILLMVEPVPEIGSIERKLIDMIKSSGKPSILIINKIDTINKNELLPVIDIYSKENIFKEIIPISASQGDGIDIVERAIVDLLPYGEKFYEDEEISDKPERFFVAELIREKIFNLYGEEIPYSSAVEIEEWREEEKRVYIKAIIYVEKESQKGIIIGKGGEKIKKVGTLARKDIEKKLLKSVYLDIWVKVKEGWRSDLNFLKKIGYIS, encoded by the coding sequence TTGGAATCCAGAAAAGATTTTAAATCTGGATTTGTTTCAATAGTTGGAAGACCAAATGTAGGTAAATCTACCCTATTAAATGCTTTGATAGGAGAATTCGTTTCTATAATCACTCCAAAACCCCAGACAACAAGGGTAAATATACTGGGAATAAAAACAACTCCAAAATATCAAATATGTTTCTATGATACTCCGGGTATGCTTGATAAAATTAAGTATGAATTACATAAGACAATGGTTGAAGAGGTAAAAAAGGTTATAGAGGATGCAGATGTTATTCTTTTAATGGTTGAGCCTGTTCCTGAAATAGGGAGTATTGAAAGGAAGCTAATTGATATGATTAAAAGTTCAGGGAAACCTTCTATACTTATTATTAATAAAATTGACACAATAAACAAAAATGAGTTATTACCTGTTATTGATATATATAGTAAAGAGAATATTTTTAAAGAAATAATTCCTATCTCAGCATCACAAGGAGATGGAATAGATATTGTAGAAAGGGCAATTGTTGATTTATTACCCTATGGAGAAAAGTTTTATGAAGATGAGGAAATTTCCGATAAACCTGAAAGATTCTTTGTTGCAGAATTAATAAGGGAAAAGATTTTTAATCTTTACGGTGAAGAAATTCCCTATTCTTCTGCTGTTGAAATTGAGGAGTGGAGGGAAGAAGAAAAGAGGGTTTACATAAAGGCTATAATCTATGTGGAAAAGGAATCTCAAAAGGGAATTATAATAGGAAAAGGTGGAGAGAAAATCAAGAAGGTAGGAACCTTGGCGAGAAAGGATATAGAGAAAAAACTTCTTAAAAGTGTTTATTTAGATATATGGGTAAAGGTAAAAGAAGGTTGGAGGAGTGACCTTAATTTTTTGAAAAAAATAGGGTATATAAGTTAA
- a CDS encoding ATP-binding protein: protein MLPIYMYEFLKRLGFQENHEIIKREMDRLLILQNIIDGKIILNNRKINLFDFMNNFLEREKEDGIVFDLNLFSPPQTLEITTDSNYFDIILKELIDNSKVSISKSGLIKININKRNYNILEIIDSGTGIPKSDIKKIFTPFFVTNFHLFKGHLGIGLSIVSGLLKFMGAKIEINSEYSKGTKVTLYLI from the coding sequence ATGTTACCCATTTATATGTACGAGTTTTTAAAGAGACTGGGCTTTCAAGAAAATCATGAAATAATAAAAAGAGAAATGGATCGGCTTTTAATTTTACAAAATATAATAGATGGTAAAATTATTCTAAATAATAGAAAAATAAATCTCTTTGATTTTATGAATAATTTTTTAGAAAGAGAAAAAGAAGATGGTATTGTTTTTGATTTAAATCTATTCTCTCCTCCTCAAACCTTAGAAATAACTACTGATTCAAACTACTTTGATATAATTTTGAAAGAATTGATAGACAATTCAAAGGTTTCCATATCCAAATCAGGTCTTATAAAAATAAATATAAACAAAAGAAATTACAATATTTTAGAAATAATTGACTCAGGAACAGGTATTCCGAAATCTGATATTAAAAAAATTTTTACTCCATTCTTTGTTACAAATTTTCATCTTTTTAAAGGACACCTTGGGATTGGGCTTTCAATAGTAAGTGGTTTATTAAAATTTATGGGTGCAAAAATTGAAATAAATTCAGAATATTCAAAGGGTACGAAAGTCACTCTCTATTTGATTTAA
- a CDS encoding V-type ATPase 116kDa subunit family protein has product MATLRMKKVEIIGEKERLDKFLRKLQELSVLHIEDKELEESIEFIKPAISEKEKEILKKIDRAIGMIEEIRKEEMISSHKIEKREFKDIEDLFNNLEEIYLKYKKIKEEEKKLIEERNLYFSFTKILEVFEELIEKEEIHIPENFEVKGFLLPREELILLSRIKENFEKDYGEKVKIFERVIKGNQIAILIIYSPEIKDELRERLWREGLPEISLPEDIGKLSFKEMLKFLRNKLEEIPKKFKENELRKKIFIDKNLNILFNSFYILQDIRDLLKIKEKGIFVTRYFFYLEGFLPEKDIESLREIVKEENVYLKETNPMKEEYKRVPVILKNPSFFKNFEPFIEFFSLPVYRTFDPTSVLAIFFPVYFGFMLGDIGYGFLSFLLFLLLYLKFNKNEFIKRISFAYILASIFTILFGLLYMEMFGDLLEKIGFKPIFHRVHDANTYLLIAISFGSFQVILGFILGIYNALNLGHGKHAIGVFSMLLGLLSLLLLAGTSLKILPDYLSSILLIFLFLFMIMSFKFHGPAAPIEIFSAFGHILSFARLMAIGLSSAIIAVIANKFVSILPSIIIGILVMFLFHVLAFILGIFDPTIQGLRLQFVEFFTKFYEAGGREYKPLFKRLKGVPLPEIK; this is encoded by the coding sequence ATGGCAACTTTAAGAATGAAAAAAGTTGAAATAATTGGTGAAAAGGAAAGACTTGATAAATTTTTAAGAAAATTACAAGAATTATCAGTTCTTCACATTGAGGATAAAGAACTTGAGGAAAGTATTGAATTTATAAAACCTGCTATTTCAGAAAAGGAAAAAGAAATCTTAAAAAAGATTGATAGAGCTATCGGTATGATTGAAGAAATAAGAAAGGAGGAGATGATTTCTTCCCATAAGATTGAAAAAAGAGAATTTAAAGACATTGAAGATTTATTTAACAATTTGGAGGAAATTTATTTAAAATATAAAAAAATAAAAGAAGAGGAAAAGAAGCTTATTGAAGAGAGAAATTTATATTTTTCCTTTACAAAAATACTTGAGGTTTTTGAAGAACTTATAGAAAAGGAGGAAATACATATACCTGAAAATTTTGAAGTTAAAGGCTTTCTTTTACCAAGGGAAGAACTTATTCTTTTATCAAGAATTAAGGAAAACTTTGAAAAGGATTATGGTGAAAAAGTAAAAATATTTGAGAGGGTTATAAAGGGAAATCAAATAGCAATTCTTATAATCTATTCTCCGGAAATAAAAGATGAGTTAAGAGAAAGGTTATGGAGGGAAGGTTTACCGGAAATAAGTTTACCAGAGGATATTGGAAAATTATCCTTTAAGGAAATGCTTAAATTTTTGAGAAATAAACTTGAAGAAATTCCCAAAAAATTTAAGGAGAATGAATTAAGAAAAAAAATATTTATTGATAAAAATTTAAATATCCTTTTTAACAGTTTCTATATATTGCAGGATATAAGGGATTTATTGAAAATAAAAGAAAAGGGCATATTTGTTACAAGATACTTTTTTTATTTAGAGGGATTCTTACCTGAAAAGGATATAGAATCTTTGAGAGAAATTGTAAAAGAAGAAAATGTTTATTTAAAGGAGACAAATCCTATGAAAGAAGAGTATAAGAGAGTTCCTGTAATACTAAAAAACCCTTCTTTCTTTAAAAATTTTGAGCCTTTTATAGAATTTTTCTCATTACCTGTATATAGAACTTTTGACCCAACATCAGTTTTGGCAATTTTCTTTCCGGTATATTTTGGATTCATGCTTGGTGATATTGGTTACGGTTTTCTGAGTTTTCTGCTTTTTCTTTTACTTTACTTAAAGTTTAATAAAAATGAATTTATAAAGAGGATAAGTTTTGCTTATATTTTGGCAAGTATTTTTACAATTTTATTTGGTTTATTGTATATGGAGATGTTTGGCGATTTGCTTGAAAAAATTGGGTTTAAACCGATTTTTCATAGAGTTCATGATGCTAATACATATCTTTTAATTGCAATTAGTTTTGGTTCATTTCAGGTTATACTTGGTTTTATTCTTGGTATTTATAATGCTTTAAATCTTGGGCACGGAAAGCATGCAATAGGTGTTTTTTCCATGTTATTGGGTCTTTTATCACTTCTTTTACTTGCTGGAACAAGTCTTAAGATACTTCCAGATTATTTATCATCAATTCTTCTTATTTTTCTATTTTTATTTATGATAATGTCCTTTAAGTTTCATGGTCCTGCAGCACCAATTGAAATATTTTCTGCTTTTGGTCATATACTTTCCTTTGCAAGGCTTATGGCTATAGGACTATCTTCTGCAATAATAGCAGTGATAGCAAATAAATTTGTAAGTATACTTCCGTCCATAATTATAGGAATCTTAGTAATGTTTTTATTTCATGTTCTTGCTTTTATACTCGGAATTTTTGACCCGACAATTCAGGGATTAAGGCTTCAATTTGTTGAATTTTTTACAAAATTTTATGAAGCAGGTGGAAGGGAATATAAACCTTTATTTAAAAGATTAAAAGGGGTTCCACTCCCAGAAATAAAATAA
- a CDS encoding ATPase yields MGVALAVGIPGLGTGWAQSRIGAAGAGTIAERPETAIWIIIMLAIPETTVILGFVIAFMLMGKI; encoded by the coding sequence ATAGGTGTTGCTCTTGCTGTTGGTATACCTGGTCTTGGAACAGGTTGGGCTCAATCAAGAATTGGTGCAGCAGGTGCAGGAACAATTGCTGAAAGACCTGAAACAGCCATATGGATTATAATAATGCTCGCGATACCTGAAACAACAGTTATACTTGGATTTGTTATAGCCTTTATGCTTATGGGTAAAATTTAA
- a CDS encoding V-type ATP synthase subunit E: MTLKEFVKGKINKIIEEIEKETFLEIKKIREDLEKEKETIGERMLKEVENFLKIERAKRIAEVKLKALNEVLLSRNTIYERLLDILKEDIERRRKNGTYREFFEKLFLEALTDYGEREGKIICSPQDYEYTRELVEKMELQFEIQKDESIFAGVIIERKDGKIRVLNTLESRLKKAEPYLMQKLFNQIFKI, translated from the coding sequence ATGACTCTTAAGGAATTTGTAAAGGGAAAAATAAATAAAATAATTGAGGAGATTGAAAAGGAGACTTTTTTAGAAATAAAAAAAATTAGAGAAGATTTGGAAAAGGAAAAAGAAACTATAGGGGAAAGAATGTTAAAAGAAGTAGAAAATTTTTTAAAAATTGAGAGAGCTAAAAGGATAGCTGAAGTAAAGCTTAAAGCACTAAATGAAGTTTTGTTATCAAGAAATACTATTTATGAAAGACTTTTAGATATTTTAAAAGAGGATATAGAAAGGAGAAGGAAAAATGGAACCTACAGAGAATTTTTTGAAAAGCTTTTTTTAGAAGCTCTTACAGATTATGGTGAAAGAGAAGGAAAAATTATCTGTTCTCCACAAGATTACGAATATACAAGGGAGCTTGTTGAAAAAATGGAACTACAATTTGAAATTCAAAAAGATGAAAGTATATTTGCAGGTGTTATAATAGAGCGGAAAGATGGTAAAATAAGGGTTTTAAATACTCTTGAATCAAGATTAAAAAAAGCAGAACCATATTTAATGCAGAAACTTTTTAATCAGATTTTTAAAATTTAG
- a CDS encoding V-type ATPase subunit, which produces MDDFGYINARIRAKKEKLLKRQEIEELLQAENFEKFVENLQKTEYSRDIERGEIDLEKVLRGINKNFSDTIKGIMEFSSGNPKELLYILLSRFVVANIRAIIRGKMRNIKPEDIETALFPVLELDEPKLKALLSKEETSEVLELLLTFRIPLPFVITSKLIKKVREKDIEFVENYLESSYYSYAFSKVKRGDGDKEFIRYMLNSWVDLKNIVGILLYLKYGISPLGKIELLPYGFLTENQRKALLKAQSLKEISEILFSTKYRELSKLITEGDIIGFEKRFEEVLSLWAIKGFLKDPLSIAIPLAYIISKYNEVVNLRIIAFGKYHGLETYEIRKEILLI; this is translated from the coding sequence ATGGATGATTTTGGGTATATAAATGCAAGGATAAGGGCAAAGAAGGAAAAACTTTTAAAAAGACAGGAAATTGAAGAATTGCTACAGGCTGAAAATTTTGAAAAGTTTGTTGAAAACCTTCAAAAAACGGAATACTCAAGGGATATTGAAAGGGGAGAAATTGATTTAGAAAAGGTATTAAGGGGAATTAACAAAAACTTTTCAGATACAATTAAAGGTATAATGGAATTTTCTTCAGGAAATCCGAAAGAGCTTCTTTATATTCTCCTTTCAAGGTTTGTTGTGGCAAATATAAGAGCAATTATAAGAGGGAAAATGAGGAATATTAAGCCTGAGGATATTGAAACAGCACTTTTTCCTGTTCTTGAATTGGATGAACCAAAATTAAAGGCTCTTCTTTCAAAGGAAGAAACCTCAGAAGTTCTTGAATTACTTTTAACTTTTAGAATTCCCCTTCCTTTTGTTATAACAAGTAAATTGATCAAAAAAGTGAGGGAAAAGGATATTGAATTTGTTGAAAATTATTTAGAAAGTTCATATTATAGTTATGCATTTAGCAAGGTAAAAAGGGGAGATGGCGATAAAGAATTTATAAGGTATATGTTAAATTCTTGGGTTGATCTTAAAAATATAGTAGGTATTTTGCTCTATTTAAAATACGGCATAAGCCCCCTCGGTAAAATTGAACTTCTTCCTTATGGGTTTTTAACTGAGAATCAGAGGAAAGCCCTTTTAAAGGCTCAGAGTTTAAAGGAAATTTCAGAAATTTTGTTTTCTACGAAATACAGAGAACTTTCAAAGTTAATAACAGAGGGAGATATTATAGGTTTTGAAAAGCGTTTTGAGGAGGTATTGAGTTTATGGGCAATAAAGGGTTTTTTAAAGGACCCTTTATCAATTGCTATACCACTTGCTTATATAATTTCAAAATACAATGAGGTTGTAAATTTGAGAATTATTGCCTTTGGAAAGTATCATGGTTTAGAAACCTATGAAATAAGGAAGGAGATACTTTTAATATGA
- a CDS encoding V-type ATP synthase subunit F, with product MKEREKEIKVLALTEEGYDAGFRLAGCITRKVKDEKELSKILEHFIENGEFGVILVEESLYQKIEERKRKKYEELSFPLIVGLNLKPEGRLDPAEHIRELTKRAIGYSLKIK from the coding sequence ATGAAGGAAAGAGAAAAAGAGATTAAGGTTCTTGCTTTAACGGAGGAAGGTTATGATGCTGGTTTTAGACTCGCGGGTTGTATTACAAGGAAGGTAAAGGATGAAAAGGAGCTTTCTAAAATTTTGGAACATTTTATTGAGAACGGTGAGTTTGGAGTGATACTTGTAGAGGAATCTTTATATCAGAAGATAGAGGAGAGAAAAAGGAAAAAGTATGAAGAATTATCTTTTCCTTTAATAGTTGGTCTAAATTTAAAACCTGAAGGTAGACTTGATCCGGCTGAACACATAAGGGAGTTAACGAAAAGGGCAATAGGTTACAGTTTAAAGATAAAGTAA
- a CDS encoding DNA polymerase I, whose product MSLLLLVDATSLAYRAFFAFEKNPLRNSKGENTSAIFAFTNSFLRLLEEYKPTHAALVFDAKGKTKRHEIYSAYKATRPKAPDELTFSLIWIKELGKALKIKIFEIEGYEADDVIATIAKKAEREGFKVLIQTSDKDILQIVNENIWVLDTRPKEEILYNPQRVKEKYGLPPEKLSDYFSLIGDSIDNIPGVPGIGEKRAKEILEKYSLEEILEEPSRISDKNVVEIIKNNRDIIEVNKKLINLELDVPIYLDMEELKVKEPDLEKLFEIFRMFEFRTLMKKFSTYLPDIKLKEDYEKVNRFPIAVHLRDGYIVGFYEEAFKIKDEDFKDIVINENNEIFVPDAKKFYKRTLKKGIDVRAKVYDPIIIYQLMYPEKPDPDEETITLEFLGKRLSDLPSKREVEILYVIKRIIPKLMEEIFREELDGVYFKIENPLTRVLAEMELSGVLIDRKIFTDLEFDILRKLKLIQEEIFSICGTRFNLNSPFKLRKILFEKLKLKPKKRTKTGYSTDQAVLQELAKEHIVPRKILEYRELFKILSTYVTPLKSLIDPETGRIYATFKQIGTQTGRITCVNPNLQTIPIRSEIGRNIRRAFIAPQGFKIVVADYSQIELRILAHLSGDENMIEAFIKGRDIHAETAKNILGKVSITEEDRRKAKTINFGIFYGLSPYGLSKELSISYEEAEEVIRDYFRAYPKVKEWIDYTIREATEKGEVRTIFGRKRKIFELFHPKREVREQGERMAVNTPVQGSAADIIKLAMINIYKEVIKNSKDIKLVLQLHDELIFEVKEEKVDDFLIVLKNCMEKVYNLKVPLEVKVGVGRNWFDAKRE is encoded by the coding sequence ATGTCCCTGCTTTTACTTGTTGATGCGACATCCCTTGCTTATAGAGCCTTTTTTGCTTTTGAAAAAAATCCATTAAGAAATTCAAAGGGGGAGAATACTTCTGCTATTTTTGCTTTTACAAATTCTTTTTTAAGGCTTCTTGAAGAATATAAACCCACTCATGCTGCTCTTGTTTTTGATGCAAAGGGAAAAACAAAGAGGCACGAAATTTATTCAGCATATAAGGCAACAAGACCAAAAGCACCGGATGAACTCACTTTCAGTTTAATATGGATAAAGGAGCTTGGAAAGGCATTAAAAATAAAAATTTTTGAAATTGAAGGATATGAAGCAGATGATGTTATAGCCACTATTGCTAAAAAAGCAGAGAGAGAGGGTTTTAAAGTATTAATTCAGACATCGGATAAGGATATTTTGCAGATAGTAAATGAAAATATTTGGGTCCTTGATACAAGACCAAAAGAAGAGATTCTTTATAACCCTCAAAGGGTTAAGGAGAAATATGGACTTCCCCCGGAAAAACTTTCAGATTATTTTAGCTTAATAGGGGATTCAATAGATAATATTCCTGGTGTCCCAGGAATAGGTGAAAAAAGAGCTAAAGAAATTCTTGAAAAATATTCTCTTGAAGAAATTTTAGAAGAACCTTCGAGAATATCAGATAAAAATGTTGTAGAAATTATAAAAAATAACAGGGATATAATAGAGGTTAATAAAAAACTTATAAACCTTGAACTTGATGTACCTATATACTTAGATATGGAGGAACTTAAAGTAAAGGAACCAGATTTAGAAAAATTATTTGAAATTTTCCGAATGTTTGAGTTCAGAACTCTGATGAAAAAATTTTCTACCTATTTACCTGATATAAAATTAAAGGAAGATTATGAAAAAGTTAATAGGTTCCCAATTGCAGTGCATTTGAGAGATGGATATATAGTGGGATTTTATGAAGAGGCTTTTAAAATAAAAGATGAAGATTTTAAGGATATTGTAATTAATGAAAATAATGAGATTTTTGTTCCTGATGCAAAAAAGTTTTATAAGAGAACTTTAAAAAAAGGAATTGATGTGAGGGCAAAGGTTTATGATCCAATAATAATCTATCAACTTATGTATCCTGAAAAACCCGATCCAGATGAAGAAACCATTACTCTTGAATTTCTTGGTAAAAGATTATCAGATTTACCTTCAAAAAGGGAAGTTGAAATTCTTTATGTGATAAAGAGGATAATTCCAAAATTAATGGAAGAGATTTTCAGGGAGGAACTTGATGGGGTTTATTTTAAAATTGAAAATCCTTTAACAAGAGTGTTGGCAGAGATGGAACTTTCGGGTGTTTTAATTGATAGAAAAATATTTACAGATCTTGAGTTTGATATTCTTAGAAAATTAAAACTTATTCAGGAGGAAATATTCAGTATCTGTGGAACAAGATTCAATTTAAATTCACCTTTTAAGCTAAGAAAAATTTTATTTGAAAAACTTAAATTAAAGCCCAAAAAGAGAACAAAAACAGGGTATTCAACAGACCAAGCTGTTTTGCAAGAACTTGCAAAGGAACATATTGTTCCCAGAAAAATACTTGAATATCGTGAATTATTTAAGATTTTATCAACTTACGTAACACCTTTGAAATCACTTATAGACCCTGAGACAGGTAGAATATATGCTACTTTTAAACAGATAGGAACACAGACAGGTAGAATAACTTGCGTAAATCCAAATCTTCAGACAATACCTATAAGGTCAGAGATAGGAAGAAATATAAGAAGGGCATTTATTGCTCCTCAAGGTTTTAAGATTGTTGTAGCTGATTATTCACAGATAGAGCTCAGGATTCTTGCTCATCTTTCCGGTGATGAAAATATGATAGAAGCGTTTATAAAAGGAAGAGATATTCATGCTGAAACTGCCAAGAATATCTTGGGTAAAGTTTCAATTACAGAAGAAGACAGAAGAAAAGCAAAAACTATTAATTTTGGGATATTTTATGGATTATCTCCTTATGGTTTATCAAAGGAACTATCTATTTCTTATGAGGAAGCAGAAGAGGTTATAAGGGATTATTTTAGAGCATATCCCAAGGTTAAAGAATGGATTGATTATACTATAAGAGAAGCAACAGAAAAAGGGGAGGTGAGGACAATATTCGGGAGAAAGAGAAAGATTTTTGAATTATTTCATCCAAAGAGGGAAGTAAGGGAGCAGGGTGAAAGAATGGCAGTAAATACTCCTGTTCAGGGTTCAGCTGCAGATATTATAAAACTTGCCATGATAAACATATATAAAGAAGTGATTAAAAATTCAAAAGATATAAAACTTGTTTTACAGTTGCATGATGAGCTAATTTTTGAGGTTAAAGAGGAAAAAGTAGATGATTTTTTGATTGTATTGAAAAATTGTATGGAAAAAGTTTATAATTTAAAAGTGCCACTTGAAGTAAAGGTGGGGGTAGGTAGAAACTGGTTTGATGCGAAGAGGGAATGA
- a CDS encoding SufD family Fe-S cluster assembly protein, protein MLTEIKIKNFEYLKKREEVFSSLKDLPLPSERYTDLRNIPFGDYLKVKEDILIRDELSDLDGILLFPDFLDNKVAYDLFLKVFELKKDRLIATHFIFPTGGFFLELNNREKKFDLSSVSPLNSTYSFQTYIFKLNSSYLELKINQENEGNFFSHNLFIFLLDDSSKLKLYNFHNSNISYLFNSLFLFLGRDSETEIFSAYFRNPYSKVDKYIFVEGEGAKALVKDVFVGEKKNFLSLRNDLIFRKSYTSGEEYSRGILFDESTVCFYGLARVEENLKKINAFVEGDALLLSSSASFLPVPSLEILSNDLRCTHSVNSGPLSEEKLFYMISRGLSREEAVRMYVESYLLSNLDGAEEGFKERVKDYLSLIKV, encoded by the coding sequence ATGTTAACAGAAATAAAAATTAAAAACTTTGAATATTTAAAGAAAAGGGAAGAGGTCTTTAGTAGTTTAAAGGATCTTCCTCTTCCAAGTGAGAGGTATACAGATTTAAGAAATATTCCTTTTGGAGATTATTTAAAAGTAAAAGAAGATATTCTTATAAGAGACGAATTATCAGATTTAGATGGTATTCTTCTATTTCCCGATTTTCTTGATAATAAAGTTGCTTATGATCTCTTTTTAAAGGTTTTTGAATTGAAAAAGGATAGACTGATTGCCACTCATTTTATTTTTCCCACAGGAGGTTTTTTTCTTGAATTAAATAATAGAGAAAAAAAATTTGATTTAAGTTCAGTTTCTCCTTTAAATTCTACTTACAGTTTTCAGACTTATATTTTTAAACTTAATTCCTCTTATTTAGAACTTAAAATTAATCAGGAAAATGAAGGGAACTTTTTTTCACATAATCTTTTTATTTTTCTTCTTGATGATTCTTCAAAGTTAAAATTATATAATTTTCATAATTCTAATATTTCCTACCTTTTTAATTCTTTATTTTTGTTTCTGGGAAGGGATTCTGAAACAGAAATATTTTCTGCTTATTTCAGAAATCCTTATTCAAAGGTTGATAAGTATATTTTTGTTGAAGGTGAAGGTGCGAAAGCCCTTGTTAAGGATGTTTTTGTAGGGGAAAAGAAAAATTTTTTAAGTTTAAGGAATGACCTTATATTTAGGAAAAGTTATACAAGTGGTGAAGAATATTCAAGGGGTATTTTGTTTGATGAATCCACTGTTTGTTTTTATGGTCTTGCAAGGGTTGAGGAAAATTTAAAGAAAATAAATGCTTTTGTTGAGGGTGATGCCCTTTTGCTTTCAAGTAGTGCAAGTTTTCTTCCTGTTCCTTCTCTTGAAATTCTTTCAAATGATTTAAGATGCACTCATTCAGTAAATTCTGGTCCTCTTTCTGAGGAGAAACTTTTTTATATGATTTCCAGGGGATTAAGTAGGGAAGAAGCTGTAAGGATGTATGTTGAATCTTATTTACTTTCCAATTTAGATGGTGCGGAAGAAGGTTTTAAAGAAAGGGTAAAAGACTATTTATCTTTGATAAAAGTATAA